The following proteins are co-located in the Lagenorhynchus albirostris chromosome 2, mLagAlb1.1, whole genome shotgun sequence genome:
- the RIMS3 gene encoding regulating synaptic membrane exocytosis protein 3 isoform X2, producing the protein MFNGEPVPASAAASRNVVRSSSISGEICGPQQAGDGTGTTTAKKRRSSLGAKMVAIVGLTQWSRGTLQLPQAEGATKKLRSNIRRSTETGVAVEMRSRVPRQGSRESTDGSTNSNSSDGTFIFPTTRLGGESQFSDFLDGLGPAQIVGRQTLATPPMGDVHVAIMDRSSQLEVEVIEARGLTPKPGSKSLPATYIKVYLLENGACLAKKKTKVAKKTCDPLYQQALLFDEGPQGKVLQVIVWGDYGRMDHKCFMGMAQIMLDELDLSAAVTGWYKLFPTSSVADSTLGSLTRRLSQSSLESATSPSGS; encoded by the exons ATGTTTAACGGGGAGCCAGTTCCAGCCTCAGCTGCGGCCTCCAGGAACGTGGTGCGGAGCTCCAGCATCAGCGGCGAAATCTGCGGACCCCAGCAGGCTGGGGACGGGACCGGGACCACCACGGCCAAGAAGCGGCGCAGCAGCCTCGGGGCCAAGATGGTGGCCATCGTGGGCCTGACCCAGTGGAGCAGGGGCACACTCCAGCTCCCCCAGGCTG AGGGGGCCACGAAGAAACTGCGCAGCAACATCCGGCGGAGCACGGAGACGGGTGTTGCCGTGGAGATGCGGAGTCGGGTCCCTCGCCAGGGCAGCCGGGAGTCCACGGACGGGAGCACCAACAGCAATAGCTCCGATGGCAC GTTCATATTCCCCACCACCCGGCTTGGAGGTGAAAGCCAGTTCAGCGATTTCCTGGATGGTCTGGGACCAGCCCAGATTGTTGGGCGACAGACGCTGGCAACGCCACCAATGG GGGATGTGCACGTTGCCATCATGGACCGGAGCAGCCAGCTGGAGGTGGAAGTGATTGAGGCTCGGGGCCTGACCCCCAAACCAGGCTCCAAATCGCTCCCAG CCACCTATATCAAGGTTTACCTACTTGAGAACGGGGCCTGCTTGGCCAAGAAGAAGACAAAGGTGGCCAAGAAGACCTGTGATCCCCTGTACCAGCAGGCTCTGCTCTTTGACGAGGGGCCCCAGGGCAAGGTGCTGCAG GTGATTGTCTGGGGAGACTATGGCCGCATGGACCACAAGTGCTTCATGGGCATGGCCCAGATCATGCTGGACGAGCTGGACCTGAGTGCCGCGGTCACCGGCTGGTACAAACTCTTCCCCACGTCCTCAGTGGCAGACTCTACGCTCGGCTCCCTCACCAGGCGCCTGTCCCAGTCCTCCCTGGAGAGTGCCACGAGCCCCTCAGGCTCCTAA
- the RIMS3 gene encoding regulating synaptic membrane exocytosis protein 3 isoform X1, with protein sequence MFNGEPVPASAAASRNVVRSSSISGEICGPQQAGDGTGTTTAKKRRSSLGAKMVAIVGLTQWSRGTLQLPQAEGATKKLRSNIRRSTETGVAVEMRSRVPRQGSRESTDGSTNSNSSDGTFIFPTTRLGGESQFSDFLDGLGPAQIVGRQTLATPPMGDVHVAIMDRSSQLEVEVIEARGLTPKPGSKSLPATYIKVYLLENGACLAKKKTKVAKKTCDPLYQQALLFDEGPQGKVLQVSDCLGRLWPHGPQVLHGHGPDHAGRAGPECRGHRLVQTLPHVLSGRLYARLPHQAPVPVLPGECHEPLRLLRASGRGLDAVWEGVLPPPVSSPVHSLHVFLDPLPCCMPVGYWACPSWQWRL encoded by the exons ATGTTTAACGGGGAGCCAGTTCCAGCCTCAGCTGCGGCCTCCAGGAACGTGGTGCGGAGCTCCAGCATCAGCGGCGAAATCTGCGGACCCCAGCAGGCTGGGGACGGGACCGGGACCACCACGGCCAAGAAGCGGCGCAGCAGCCTCGGGGCCAAGATGGTGGCCATCGTGGGCCTGACCCAGTGGAGCAGGGGCACACTCCAGCTCCCCCAGGCTG AGGGGGCCACGAAGAAACTGCGCAGCAACATCCGGCGGAGCACGGAGACGGGTGTTGCCGTGGAGATGCGGAGTCGGGTCCCTCGCCAGGGCAGCCGGGAGTCCACGGACGGGAGCACCAACAGCAATAGCTCCGATGGCAC GTTCATATTCCCCACCACCCGGCTTGGAGGTGAAAGCCAGTTCAGCGATTTCCTGGATGGTCTGGGACCAGCCCAGATTGTTGGGCGACAGACGCTGGCAACGCCACCAATGG GGGATGTGCACGTTGCCATCATGGACCGGAGCAGCCAGCTGGAGGTGGAAGTGATTGAGGCTCGGGGCCTGACCCCCAAACCAGGCTCCAAATCGCTCCCAG CCACCTATATCAAGGTTTACCTACTTGAGAACGGGGCCTGCTTGGCCAAGAAGAAGACAAAGGTGGCCAAGAAGACCTGTGATCCCCTGTACCAGCAGGCTCTGCTCTTTGACGAGGGGCCCCAGGGCAAGGTGCTGCAGGTGA GTGATTGTCTGGGGAGACTATGGCCGCATGGACCACAAGTGCTTCATGGGCATGGCCCAGATCATGCTGGACGAGCTGGACCTGAGTGCCGCGGTCACCGGCTGGTACAAACTCTTCCCCACGTCCTCAGTGGCAGACTCTACGCTCGGCTCCCTCACCAGGCGCCTGTCCCAGTCCTCCCTGGAGAGTGCCACGAGCCCCTCAGGCTCCTAAGGGCCTCAGGAAGAGGCCTGGATGCAGTGTGGGAAGGGGTGCTGCCACCCCCCGTCTCCTCCCCTGTACATAGTCTTCACGTCTTTCTGGACCCCTTGCCTTGCTGCATGCCTGTTGGCTACTGGGCCTGTCCCAGCTGGCAGTGGAGACTCtag